Proteins encoded in a region of the Cyclopterus lumpus isolate fCycLum1 chromosome 23, fCycLum1.pri, whole genome shotgun sequence genome:
- the LOC117726180 gene encoding fibrinogen-like protein 1 has translation MKSLVGYCALISMFLLSCSGQAEKRQWISPKGTDCTQIKVLLPQASSGVYWIQPSKAKPPFKVFCEMRQDGGWTVVQKRSGGAVSFNRKWAAYRMGFGNYAKDYWLGLKMVSSLTKTKTWTLRVDLWDHTNATAFAEYKNFRLGGEREAFKLHVGEYRGDAGDAIRGAYSGIDQNSFGFSTADRDNDGCRPCIFGDIAQNACISSNGGGWWYSRCGSASLNGEWHPYGEHIGWASGLHWRTWKGHASYSMKATRMMIKSV, from the exons ATGAAGAGTCTGGTCGGGTATTGCGCGCTCATCTCGATGTTTCTTTTGAGCTGCAGTGGACAGGCTGAG AAACGCCAATGGATTTCGCCTAAAG GCACAGACTGCACACAGATTAAGGTTCTCTTGCCACAAGCATCCAGTGGGGTTTATTGGATCCAGCCTTCTAAAGCCAAGCCCCCGTTCAAG GTGTTCTGTGAAATGCGGCAAGACGGCGGCTGGACGGTGGTTCAGAAGCGCAGTGGAGGAGCGGTTTCCTTCAACAGGAAATGGGCAGCATATAGAATGGGTTTTGGAAACTACGCTA AGGACTACTGGCTGGGTCTGAAGATGGTTTCCTCTCTGACCAAGACCAAGACGTGGACCCTAAGGGTCGATCTGTGGGACCACACTAATGCCACTGCTTTCGCCGAGTATAAAAACTTCAGGTTGGGCGGTGAAAGAGAAGCTTTCAAACTGCATGTCGGGGAATACAGAGGAGATGCAG GTGATGCCATCCGTGGTGCCTATTCAGGCATCGACCAGAACAGCTTTGGCTTCAGCACCGCCGACCGCGACAACGACGGCTGCCGCCCATGCATCTTTGGTGACATTGCTCAAAATGCTTGTATCTCTTCAAACGGTGGTGGCTGGTGGTACAGCCGCTGTGGCTCTGCCAGCCTGAACGGAGAATGGCATCCTTATGGTGAACACATCGGGTGGGCGTCAGGCCTCCACTGGAGAACCTGGAAAGGTCATGCGTCGTACTCCATGAAGGCCACCAGAATGATGATCAAGTCTGTGTGA